In the Arthrobacter zhaoxinii genome, one interval contains:
- a CDS encoding LacI family DNA-binding transcriptional regulator: protein MSAEPGSRPAPTLEMVAALAGVSRATVSRVVNGSPSVAPHLAESVEEAVRTLNYVPNRAARTLAIRRTYTVTLLVPESTSKVFADPFFATVVEGVTKYLNTTDYMLNIVTSSEADPEKTRRYLMGGNVDGVLVVSHHSGDHSWASLTHSLPVVFAGRPLVNADESYFVEVDNEEGAVAATARLVEGGRRHIATIAGPQDMPPGVDRLAGWRAALAAGGLDDALVEIGDFTVTSGAAAMRRLLERDKPLDGIFVANDQMAAGAYSVIKERGLRIPEDIAVVGFDDDYFATSVSPALTTIHHPISALGEKMAELLVELIEGRPAARVYRLPTSLVPRDSA, encoded by the coding sequence ATGAGTGCTGAACCCGGCAGCAGGCCGGCCCCCACCCTGGAAATGGTGGCCGCGCTGGCCGGCGTTTCCCGCGCCACCGTGTCCCGCGTGGTCAACGGATCGCCGTCCGTCGCTCCGCACCTGGCCGAGTCCGTTGAGGAAGCCGTCCGGACGCTGAACTACGTGCCCAACCGTGCCGCCCGGACCCTGGCCATTCGGCGGACGTATACGGTTACCCTGCTGGTGCCGGAGTCCACCTCCAAGGTGTTCGCCGATCCCTTCTTCGCCACCGTGGTTGAAGGCGTGACCAAGTACCTGAACACCACCGACTACATGCTCAACATCGTCACCTCCTCGGAGGCTGATCCGGAGAAGACGCGCCGGTATTTGATGGGCGGCAACGTGGACGGCGTGCTCGTGGTTTCCCACCACAGCGGGGACCACTCCTGGGCCAGCCTGACGCACTCACTGCCGGTCGTCTTCGCCGGGCGGCCGCTGGTCAACGCCGACGAAAGCTATTTCGTGGAGGTCGACAACGAGGAAGGTGCGGTGGCAGCCACGGCGCGCCTGGTGGAGGGCGGACGCCGTCATATCGCCACAATCGCCGGTCCCCAGGACATGCCGCCGGGCGTGGACCGGCTGGCCGGATGGCGCGCCGCGCTGGCTGCGGGCGGCCTGGACGACGCACTGGTGGAAATCGGGGACTTCACCGTGACGTCCGGGGCGGCAGCCATGCGCCGCCTGCTCGAGAGGGACAAGCCGCTGGACGGCATCTTCGTTGCCAATGACCAGATGGCAGCCGGAGCCTACTCGGTCATCAAGGAGCGGGGCCTGCGCATCCCCGAGGACATCGCCGTCGTTGGCTTTGACGATGACTACTTTGCCACCAGTGTCAGCCCGGCCCTGACCACCATCCACCATCCCATCTCCGCCCTGGGTGAAAAGATGGCGGAGCTTCTGGTGGAACTCATCGAAGGCAGGCCGGCAGCACGCGTCTACCGCCTGCCCACTTCCCTGGTGCCCCGGGATTCTGCCTGA
- a CDS encoding GH1 family beta-glucosidase — MTNNMPQRSSWPDGFIWGSATAAAQIEGAAWEDGKEDSVWDAFSRIPGRTLNGHTPETAVDHYHRMPADVALMKELGLDSYRFSTSWARVRPGDRSTNAKGLDFYSRLVDELLEAGILPWLTLYHWDLPQALEEKGGWANRDTAYRFAEYANDVYTALGDRVQHWTTFNEPFCSSLLGYGSGVHAPGRQEPRAAIAAVHHQHLAHGLAVNELRSRGAQQLGITLNLSNSIPLDAADPVDLEAARLFDSLQNRIFLDPILRGAYPEDTLTDLEPFGLREVILDGDLEIIGTPIDFLGVNHYHDDQISGHPDTSGADGHSGGSGRPVASPWIGAEHITFPTRGLPRTAMGWEVNPDGLRRLLVRLGEEYPTLPPLYVTENGAAYNDAVSTDGSVHDPERTQFILDHIAAVGRAVDAGADVRGYFVWSLLDNFEWSWGYNKRFGIVRVDYDTMARTVKDSGHAYSALIAELRGTGTHGHQAAETAPVA, encoded by the coding sequence ATGACGAACAATATGCCACAGCGGAGCAGCTGGCCGGACGGTTTCATCTGGGGATCAGCTACCGCTGCCGCACAGATTGAGGGCGCGGCCTGGGAAGACGGAAAGGAAGATTCCGTCTGGGACGCCTTCTCCCGCATCCCGGGACGCACGCTCAACGGCCACACCCCGGAAACCGCGGTGGACCACTACCACCGGATGCCGGCCGACGTCGCCCTCATGAAGGAACTCGGCCTGGACTCCTACCGGTTCTCCACCAGCTGGGCCCGGGTCCGCCCGGGAGACCGCAGTACCAACGCCAAGGGGCTGGACTTCTACTCCCGGCTGGTGGACGAACTCCTGGAAGCGGGAATCCTGCCCTGGCTGACCCTCTACCACTGGGACCTGCCGCAGGCGCTGGAGGAAAAGGGCGGATGGGCGAACCGCGACACGGCCTACCGCTTTGCCGAGTACGCCAACGATGTCTACACCGCCCTGGGCGACCGGGTGCAGCACTGGACCACGTTCAACGAACCGTTCTGTTCCTCCCTGCTGGGCTACGGCTCCGGCGTCCACGCGCCCGGCCGGCAGGAACCCCGTGCGGCCATCGCTGCCGTGCACCATCAGCACCTGGCACACGGCCTGGCCGTCAACGAACTCCGAAGCCGCGGCGCCCAGCAGCTGGGCATCACGCTCAACCTCAGCAACTCGATCCCCCTCGACGCCGCTGATCCGGTGGATCTGGAAGCGGCCCGGCTCTTTGACTCCCTGCAGAACCGCATCTTCCTCGACCCCATCCTTCGGGGTGCGTACCCGGAAGACACCCTGACGGATCTTGAGCCTTTCGGCCTGCGCGAAGTCATCCTCGACGGGGACCTGGAGATCATCGGGACTCCGATCGATTTCCTGGGCGTGAACCATTACCACGACGACCAGATCAGCGGACACCCGGACACGAGTGGTGCCGACGGCCACTCGGGAGGCTCGGGCCGCCCGGTTGCCTCACCCTGGATCGGTGCCGAACACATCACCTTCCCCACCCGGGGACTGCCCCGGACCGCCATGGGCTGGGAGGTCAACCCCGACGGGCTGCGCAGGCTCCTGGTCCGACTGGGCGAGGAATACCCGACGCTGCCCCCGCTCTACGTCACCGAAAACGGTGCCGCCTACAACGACGCCGTGAGCACGGACGGATCGGTGCATGACCCGGAACGCACCCAGTTCATCCTGGACCACATCGCCGCCGTCGGGCGTGCCGTTGACGCCGGCGCCGATGTGCGCGGGTACTTCGTCTGGTCGCTGCTGGACAACTTCGAGTGGTCCTGGGGCTACAACAAGCGGTTCGGGATTGTGCGCGTCGATTACGACACCATGGCGCGTACGGTCAAGGACAGCGGCCACGCCTACAGCGCCCTGATTGCTGAGCTCCGGGGCACGGGTACGCACGGGCACCAAGCTGCAGAAACCGCACCGGTTGCCTAA
- a CDS encoding carbohydrate ABC transporter permease: MQRARAVPGTGIDSGSGKPVRKSRKRGSLVDGRRPGFLTYGILLAFLIGSAYPLWWSAVMGSRSNEALGLDWPPLLPGGNFWTNAAEVFDTVPFWKALGNSILISGTITVSVVLFSTLAGYAFAKLKFRGNGILMVAVIATMAIPTQLGIIPLFMVMQRLGWTGEVGAVIVPSLVTAFGVFFMRQYLVDTIPDELIESARMDGANMIKTFWHVALPAARPAMAILSLFTFMMAWTDFMWPLLVLGSSNPTLQTALSQLQSARYVDYSVVLTGAVLATIPLLILFVLAGKQLISGIMQGAVKG; encoded by the coding sequence ATGCAAAGAGCCCGTGCCGTACCCGGCACCGGCATCGACTCCGGCTCGGGAAAACCGGTGCGGAAGTCCCGGAAACGGGGTTCACTCGTTGACGGCAGGCGCCCGGGTTTCCTCACCTACGGGATCCTGCTGGCGTTCCTCATCGGGTCCGCGTACCCGCTGTGGTGGTCCGCCGTCATGGGCAGCCGGTCCAACGAAGCACTCGGCCTGGACTGGCCCCCGCTGCTGCCGGGCGGAAATTTCTGGACCAATGCCGCCGAAGTCTTCGACACGGTGCCGTTCTGGAAGGCACTCGGCAACAGCATCCTGATCTCCGGGACGATCACCGTTTCCGTGGTCCTTTTCTCCACCCTGGCAGGCTACGCCTTTGCCAAGCTCAAGTTCCGCGGCAACGGCATACTCATGGTGGCCGTGATCGCCACCATGGCCATCCCGACACAGCTGGGCATCATCCCCTTGTTTATGGTGATGCAGCGGCTGGGCTGGACCGGTGAGGTCGGTGCCGTCATCGTGCCCAGCCTGGTCACCGCGTTCGGGGTCTTCTTTATGCGCCAGTACCTCGTGGACACCATCCCCGACGAGCTGATCGAATCCGCGCGCATGGACGGGGCCAACATGATCAAGACGTTCTGGCATGTTGCCCTGCCCGCCGCGAGGCCTGCCATGGCCATCCTCAGCCTGTTCACGTTCATGATGGCGTGGACTGATTTCATGTGGCCGCTGCTGGTGCTTGGCAGCAGCAACCCGACGCTGCAGACGGCGCTGAGCCAGCTGCAGTCCGCCCGGTACGTGGACTACTCCGTGGTCCTGACCGGTGCCGTCCTGGCCACCATCCCCCTGCTGATTCTCTTTGTCTTGGCAGGAAAACAACTTATATCCGGAATTATGCAGGGAGCAGTGAAGGGTTAA
- a CDS encoding carbohydrate ABC transporter permease: protein MTTTLSRPDTARPDLPRPTFRQRLQVWDVKASPYLYISPFFIVFAIVGLFPLLFTFYVSVHDWHLLKGQGEFVGLQNFRDVLGDRFFWNSMVNTFSIFLLSAIPQLAVALFLAAVLDQQLRARTFWRMSILLPYVVTPVAVALIFTNMFGEEYGLINNLLGNLGIDPILWKTETLPSHFAIATMVNWRWTGYNALILLAAMQSVPRDIYESAALDGAGPFRRFFSITLPSIRPTMIFVVITSTIGGLQIFSEPRLFDAVTAGGSQRQFQTTVLYLWEMAFQRQNFGEASAVAWLLFLIIVLVGLVNFMISKSIATADTKPRRVRSKR from the coding sequence ATGACCACTACACTTAGCCGTCCCGACACGGCCCGGCCGGACCTCCCCCGGCCCACCTTCCGTCAACGTCTGCAGGTCTGGGACGTCAAGGCTTCCCCCTACCTGTACATCTCCCCCTTCTTCATCGTTTTTGCGATTGTGGGCCTGTTCCCGCTCCTGTTCACTTTCTACGTTTCCGTGCACGACTGGCACCTGCTCAAAGGGCAGGGCGAGTTCGTGGGGCTGCAGAATTTCCGGGACGTGCTGGGCGACCGGTTCTTCTGGAACTCGATGGTCAACACCTTCAGCATCTTCCTCCTCTCGGCCATTCCGCAGCTGGCAGTCGCACTGTTCCTGGCGGCAGTGCTGGACCAGCAGCTGCGGGCGCGGACCTTCTGGCGCATGAGCATCCTGCTGCCCTACGTGGTGACTCCGGTGGCGGTCGCCCTGATCTTCACCAACATGTTCGGTGAAGAGTACGGACTGATCAACAACCTGCTGGGCAACCTGGGCATCGACCCCATCCTCTGGAAAACCGAGACGCTGCCCAGCCACTTTGCCATCGCCACGATGGTTAACTGGCGTTGGACCGGGTACAACGCCCTGATCCTCCTCGCCGCAATGCAGTCGGTTCCCCGGGATATCTACGAATCCGCAGCGCTGGACGGCGCCGGTCCCTTCCGGCGGTTCTTCAGCATCACGCTTCCCAGCATCCGCCCCACGATGATCTTCGTGGTGATCACCTCCACCATCGGCGGACTGCAGATCTTCTCCGAACCGCGGCTGTTCGACGCAGTGACGGCCGGCGGAAGCCAGCGCCAGTTCCAGACCACTGTGCTTTACCTCTGGGAGATGGCCTTCCAGCGCCAGAACTTCGGCGAGGCTTCTGCGGTGGCCTGGCTCCTGTTCCTGATCATCGTGCTGGTAGGCCTGGTCAACTTCATGATCTCCAAGAGCATCGCCACGGCGGATACGAAACCCCGCCGGGTTAGGAGCAAGCGATGA
- a CDS encoding ABC transporter substrate-binding protein produces the protein MKNFRHPAAAIAGAAVVALLAVGCGGGGGEDEAASADNPVELTVTTFGTFGYDDLYEEYEKANPGITIKASNIDTGGNARTDTFTKLSAGSGLSDVVAIEEGWLGAVMEVSDKFVDLNEYGAEDIKDRWVDWKYEQGTDSEGRVIGYGTDIGPAGMCYNGKLFEAAGMPSDRESVAELFGGDDATWETYFDLGRQYHEKTGKPWFDQNGFVWNSMVNQMDEGYYTADGELNIEGNKEMEDKFAQLASATQDGLSANQEEWNWGNGQGFLDGSFATFVCPGWMLGTIQGSIESAGGGTDSGWDFADVFPGGASNWGGAFLSVPETSEHKTEAAKLAAWLTHPDQQVKQSAAANNFPSTLDAQKELAEAAAPNEYFNNAPTGAILASRAEGVIAQFKGPDDSVIQENVFGPALDRLETGDTDTEGAWAEALKLLDELVISNN, from the coding sequence GTGAAGAATTTCCGACATCCCGCGGCGGCAATTGCAGGTGCCGCCGTAGTGGCGCTGCTGGCCGTAGGCTGCGGCGGCGGCGGCGGCGAGGATGAGGCGGCAAGTGCCGACAATCCCGTTGAACTGACCGTCACCACCTTCGGCACCTTCGGCTATGACGATCTCTACGAAGAGTATGAGAAGGCCAATCCCGGAATCACCATCAAGGCCAGCAACATCGACACCGGCGGCAATGCCCGCACCGATACGTTCACCAAGCTGTCCGCCGGCTCCGGCCTGAGCGACGTTGTAGCCATCGAAGAAGGCTGGCTGGGCGCCGTTATGGAGGTCTCCGATAAGTTCGTTGACCTCAACGAGTACGGCGCTGAAGACATCAAGGACCGCTGGGTGGACTGGAAGTACGAGCAGGGCACCGACAGTGAGGGACGGGTGATCGGTTATGGCACCGACATCGGCCCCGCGGGCATGTGCTACAACGGCAAGCTGTTCGAAGCCGCCGGCATGCCCAGCGACCGCGAGTCCGTTGCAGAGCTCTTCGGCGGCGACGACGCCACCTGGGAAACGTACTTCGATCTCGGCCGCCAGTATCACGAGAAGACCGGAAAGCCCTGGTTCGACCAGAACGGTTTCGTCTGGAACTCCATGGTCAACCAGATGGACGAGGGCTACTACACCGCCGACGGTGAACTGAACATCGAAGGGAACAAGGAGATGGAGGACAAGTTCGCCCAGCTGGCTTCGGCCACGCAGGACGGCCTGTCAGCCAACCAGGAAGAATGGAACTGGGGCAACGGCCAGGGCTTCCTGGACGGTTCCTTCGCCACGTTCGTCTGCCCCGGATGGATGCTCGGCACCATCCAGGGTTCCATTGAATCGGCAGGCGGCGGCACCGACAGCGGCTGGGACTTCGCCGACGTCTTCCCGGGCGGTGCCTCCAACTGGGGCGGCGCCTTCCTGTCCGTTCCGGAAACCTCCGAGCACAAGACCGAAGCTGCAAAGCTTGCAGCGTGGCTGACCCACCCGGACCAGCAGGTCAAGCAGAGTGCTGCAGCGAACAACTTCCCCAGCACCCTTGATGCACAGAAGGAACTTGCTGAGGCGGCTGCTCCGAACGAGTACTTCAACAACGCGCCAACCGGAGCGATTCTGGCCTCCCGTGCAGAAGGCGTCATAGCGCAGTTCAAGGGCCCTGATGACTCCGTCATCCAGGAGAACGTCTTTGGCCCCGCTCTGGATCGCCTCGAAACGGGCGACACCGATACGGAAGGCGCCTGGGCAGAAGCGCTCAAGCTCCTCGACGAGCTGGTTATCAGCAACAACTAG